In a single window of the Nocardioides massiliensis genome:
- a CDS encoding Trm112 family protein: MSDHESASGPASDLGLDPLLLELVACPDCHGSLAVDTDASELVCTACGLAYPVRDRIPVLLVDEARRPS; encoded by the coding sequence ATGTCCGACCACGAATCCGCCTCCGGTCCCGCCAGCGACCTCGGTCTCGACCCGCTGCTGCTCGAGCTGGTGGCGTGTCCCGACTGCCACGGGAGCCTGGCCGTCGACACGGACGCCTCCGAGCTCGTCTGCACCGCGTGCGGCCTGGCCTACCCCGTGCGCGACCGCATCCCCGTCCTCCTCGTCGACGAAGCCCGCCGGCCGAGCTGA